The Henckelia pumila isolate YLH828 chromosome 2, ASM3356847v2, whole genome shotgun sequence genome includes a window with the following:
- the LOC140877919 gene encoding protein FAR1-RELATED SEQUENCE 5-like, whose protein sequence is MEFEIEEAAYNFYNNYARTLGFSIIRQACHKDSNGNIIDRTFCCSCQGQRRKDKRDVCVKSHRPETRTGCCAKMKINARETGRLKGIVFIASHSGHNLVSPNKSHILRSQRSINTGQASQISNIDKSGIAPKADGQMMADYVYFGDVVCFDTTYRKNKEGRPFALFVCVNHHKQTVIFGASLLYDETAETFMWLFDTFAKAMNGKTPFFQHFRRLVDDRRYEELKADLRTNHSTPVLSFPVEIIKHAVSVYTHETFQLFQNELSKTHDSKLEVVTESEVISHYKISFFSKQYQHTVTYDLSDDKISCSCKRFEFAGLLCSHVLKVFTYKNVMRIPEFYIKKRWTKMAKKWIVETSSPPNVKIEEFLDEIKEEGEKIKIGMLYKELCRLYHQLMTHAALTEETYELTISVIIKAIEEVDMSLENRGTPKQTPNLKVSSEKQILESGCNEVVVKGFKIKPNSRAKSEKQPKSALERAKKKEEVK, encoded by the exons ATGGAATTCGAAATTGAAGAAGCGGCATATAACTTTTACAATAATTATGCAAGGACACTCGGTTTTAGCATTATAAGACAGGCATGTCACAAGGATAGCAATGGAAATATTATTGATAGGACATTTTGTTGTTCATGTCAAGGTCAAAGAAGAAAAGATAAACGAGATGTGTGTGTCAAATCTCATCGCCCTGAAACAAGAACTGGTTGTTGTgcaaaaatgaaaattaatgCTCGTGAGACGGGTAGATTGAAGGGCATTGTTTTTATTGCTTCTCATAGTGGACATAACTTGGTTAGTCCGAATAAATCACACATATTGAGATCTCAAAGAAGCATAAATACCGGACAAGCATCACAAATATCTAATATCGACAAGTCAGGAATAGCACCAAAAGCAG ATGGACAAATGATGGCTGACTATGTGTATTTTGGAGATGTGGTTTGTTTTGATACAACATATAGGAAAAATAAAGAAGGAAGACCATTTGCACTATTTGTTTGTGTCAATCATCATAAGCAAACTGTCATTTTTGGTGCATCATTGTTATATGACGAAACTGCTGAAACTTTCATGTGGCTTTTTGATACATTTGCTAAGGCTATGAATGGAAAAACTCCC TTTTTTCAACATTTTCGGAGATTGGTTGATGATCGTCGCTATGAAGAGTTAAAAGCTGATTTGCGAACAAACCACAGTACACCAGTACTTTCCTTTCCGGTTGAAATTATAAAGCATGCAGTGAGTGTTTACACGCATGAAACCTTTCAGTTATTTCAAAATGAGTTGAGCAAGACGCATGATTCAAAGTTAGAAGTTGTAACTGAATCTGAAGTTATATCCCACTATAAGATCTCATTTTTTAGTAAACAGTATCAACACACTGTTACATATGATTTATCTGATGATAAGATTTCTTGTAGTTGCAAAAGGTTTGAATTTGCAGGCTTATTATGTTCTCATGTCCTCAAAGTATTCACTTATAAAAATGTTATGAGAATTCCTGAGTTTTATATTAAGAAAAGATggaccaaaatggcaaaaaaatGGATCGTTGAAACATCTTCACCACCTAATGTTAAAATAGAAGAATTTTTGGATGAGATAAAGGAAGAAGGTGAAAAGATAAAAATTGGGATGCTATACAAAGAACTATGTCGATTGTATCATCAACTTATGACACATGCTGCATTGACAGAAGAGACATATGAACTAACAATAAGTGTTATTATTAAGGCGATTGAGGAGGTGGATATGAGTTTAGAAAATAGAGGAACGCCAAAGCAAACTCCCAATCTCAAAGTAAGCTCTGAAAAACAAATATTGGAGAGTGGTTGCAATGAAGTTGTAGTAAAAGGGTTTAAAATTAAACCAAATTCAAGAGCGAAATCTGAAAAACAGCCAAAATCTGCTTTGGAAAgagcaaaaaaaaaagaggaagtCAAATAG
- the LOC140880441 gene encoding universal stress protein PHOS34-like: MQHLPPDSDLPSLASIKVRSSSPRFPPPTTPLSTETPTANAQRKIGIAVDLSDESALAVKWAVHNYIRPGDAVILVHVRPTSVLYGADWGSVDLSIVETGNEESQRKLEDDFDAFTTSKASDLAQPLVEAHIPFKIHIVKDHDLKERLCLEVERLGLSALITGSRGFGAAKRGHNGRLGSVSDYCVRHCVCPVVVVRYPHPDEKDIAEGNVPVVSVGSAEQDEEEQQVDHAAADDRKDS; this comes from the exons ATGCAGCACCTCCCGCCGGATTCCGATCTGCCGTCGCTCGCCTCCATCAAGGTCCGATCCTCCTCCCCTCGCTTCCCACCTCCCACCACCCCTCTCTCCACTGAAACGCCTACCGCCAACGCCCAGCGGAAGATCGGCATCGCCGTCGATCTCAGCGATGAGTCCGCGCTCGCCGTTAAATGGGCGGTCCATAATTACATCCGCCCAGGAGACGCCGTCATTTTGGTCCATGTCCGCCCCACCTCCGTACTTTACGGCGCTGACTGGGGATCTGTTGATCTTTCCATAGTCGAAACTGGCAACGAGGAATCTCAACGGAAGCTTGAAGACGATTTCGACGCTTTTACCACTTCCAAGGCGTCTGATCTAGCTCAGCCGCTTGTGGAGGCGCACATACCGTTCAAAATTCACATTGTGAAGGATCATGACCTGAAAGAGAGGCTTTGTTTGGAGGTTGAGAGGCTTGGATTGAGCGCCTTGATCACGGGGAGCAGGGGATTTGGTGCGGCGAAGAGGGGACATAATGGGAGGCTCGGGAGCGTGAGTGATTACTGCGTGAGGCATTGTGTGTGTCCCGTGGTCGTGGTGAGATATCCTCATCCTGACGAGAAGGATATTGCGGAGGGCAACGTTCCTGTTGTTTCGGTGGGATCTGCGGAACAGGACGAAGAGGAACAGCAGGTGGATCATGCTGCTGCTGATGATCGAAAAG ATTCCTAG